The following proteins are co-located in the Citrobacter freundii ATCC 8090 = MTCC 1658 = NBRC 12681 genome:
- the dppC gene encoding dipeptide ABC transporter permease DppC encodes MSQVTENKVIAAPVPMTPLQEFWHYFKRNKGAVVGLVYVVVMILIAVFANVLAPYNPADQFRDTLLAPPAWQEGGSMAHLFGTDDVGRDVLSRLMYGARLSLLVGCLVVVLSLLMGVVLGLIAGYFGGIVDNVIMRVVDIMLALPSLLLALVLVAVFGPSIGNAALALTFVALPHYVRLTRAAVLVEVNRDYVTASRVAGAGAMRQMFVNILPNCLAPLIVQASLGFSNAILDMAALGFLGMGAQPPTPEWGTMLSDVLQFAQSAWWVVTFPGLAILLTVLAFNLMGDGLRDALDPKLKQ; translated from the coding sequence ATGTCACAGGTTACTGAAAACAAAGTTATTGCTGCACCGGTGCCGATGACGCCGCTGCAGGAGTTCTGGCACTATTTTAAACGCAACAAAGGCGCGGTTGTTGGGCTGGTGTATGTGGTGGTAATGATCCTGATTGCGGTCTTTGCCAACGTCCTTGCACCCTACAACCCGGCAGACCAGTTCCGCGATACGCTACTAGCTCCTCCTGCGTGGCAGGAAGGCGGTTCCATGGCGCATCTGTTTGGTACTGATGATGTGGGCCGCGACGTGCTGTCCCGCCTGATGTACGGTGCGCGTCTGTCGCTGTTGGTTGGCTGTCTGGTGGTTGTACTCTCCCTGCTGATGGGCGTGGTTCTTGGGCTGATCGCCGGCTACTTTGGTGGAATTGTCGATAACGTCATCATGCGTGTGGTCGATATCATGCTGGCATTGCCGAGCCTGTTACTGGCGCTGGTGCTGGTGGCGGTATTTGGCCCCTCGATAGGCAACGCTGCGCTGGCGCTGACGTTTGTGGCATTGCCGCACTATGTGCGTCTGACGCGCGCCGCTGTGTTGGTGGAAGTTAACCGCGACTACGTCACCGCATCCCGCGTGGCGGGAGCCGGCGCGATGCGCCAGATGTTCGTCAATATTCTGCCTAACTGTCTTGCGCCGCTGATTGTTCAGGCGTCGCTTGGCTTCTCTAACGCCATTCTCGATATGGCTGCCCTCGGCTTCCTGGGGATGGGCGCACAGCCGCCTACGCCGGAATGGGGCACCATGCTCTCTGACGTTCTGCAGTTTGCCCAAAGCGCCTGGTGGGTTGTGACCTTCCCGGGGCTGGCGATCCTGTTGACGGTGCTGGCATTTAACCTGATGGGTGACGGTCTGCGTGACGCGCTCGATCCCAAACTGAAGCAGTAA
- the dppD gene encoding dipeptide ABC transporter ATP-binding protein gives MALLNVDKLSVHFGDVGSEFRAVDRISYSVNQGEVVGIVGESGSGKSVSSLAIMGLIDYPGRVMAENLEFNGRDLKRISEKERRQLVGAEVAMIFQDPMTSLNPCYTVGYQIMEAIKVHQGGNKKTRIQRAIDLLTLVGIPDPASRLDVYPHQLSGGMSQRVMIAMAIACRPKLLIADEPTTALDVTIQAQIIELLLELQQKENMALVLITHDLALVAEAAHKIIVMYAGQVVETGAAQDIFRAPRHPYTQALLRALPEFAQDKARLASLPGVVPGKYDRPSGCLLNPRCPYATDKCRAEEPELNLLEGGRQSKCHYPLDDAGRPGL, from the coding sequence ATGGCGTTATTAAATGTAGATAAATTATCGGTGCATTTCGGCGACGTAGGTTCCGAATTCCGCGCCGTAGACCGCATTAGCTACAGTGTGAATCAGGGTGAGGTGGTTGGCATTGTTGGGGAGTCTGGTTCTGGTAAGTCCGTCAGCTCGCTGGCGATTATGGGACTGATTGACTACCCTGGCCGCGTTATGGCCGAAAATCTGGAGTTTAATGGTCGCGACCTGAAGCGCATCTCTGAGAAAGAGCGTCGCCAACTGGTGGGTGCGGAAGTGGCAATGATCTTTCAGGACCCGATGACCAGCCTTAACCCCTGCTACACCGTCGGCTACCAGATTATGGAAGCCATCAAGGTGCACCAGGGCGGCAACAAAAAAACGCGTATTCAGCGGGCAATTGATCTGCTGACGCTGGTGGGGATCCCCGATCCGGCCTCGCGTCTGGATGTCTATCCGCACCAGTTGTCCGGTGGGATGAGTCAGCGCGTGATGATCGCGATGGCGATTGCCTGTCGTCCGAAGCTGCTGATTGCCGATGAACCGACAACGGCGCTGGATGTGACCATTCAGGCGCAGATCATCGAGCTACTGCTGGAATTGCAGCAAAAAGAGAACATGGCGCTGGTCTTAATCACGCACGATCTGGCGCTGGTGGCTGAAGCGGCACACAAAATCATCGTGATGTACGCTGGGCAGGTAGTGGAAACCGGGGCCGCGCAGGATATCTTCCGCGCGCCGCGTCATCCTTACACCCAGGCGCTGCTGCGCGCGCTGCCGGAGTTTGCTCAGGACAAAGCGCGTCTGGCCTCACTGCCGGGCGTGGTTCCCGGTAAATATGACCGCCCGAGCGGCTGTTTGCTGAATCCACGCTGCCCCTATGCGACCGACAAATGCCGCGCTGAAGAACCTGAACTGAACCTGCTGGAAGGCGGTCGTCAGTCGAAATGCCACTACCCACTTGATGATGCCGGGAGGCCTGGGCTATGA
- a CDS encoding sigma-54 interaction domain-containing protein, whose translation MVTIRWDIKTIDRLSMVEDVLKEFSCCDINIISMKVTPGRILIKSWCRQLQDISCVQSCLSQRADIINVAYLCEEISELSTPEPERPRYFSDIICSSQSMHALIEKAIKIADSKYTVLIRGDTGTGKELLARAIHNSGQRRFYPFIPVNCSALPESLMESEFFGYEKGAFSGADCKGKKGLFEMADKGTLFLDEFGEMSLGLQAKLLRVLQDGGIRRVGGAQIIPVNVRIIVATNANLEDMVEQRLLRADLYYRINVLSLTIPPLRERPQDISLLIRHFVQKYAKEFQRRIILDKACFDALHHHSWPGNVRELENTIIRLMLMAESDVITPEELGMVNLPAAEQGPTERPFKEQVLYAERQLIEQMMEENVSSRHIAKALGVSHTTVLNKIRSYQLESVS comes from the coding sequence GTGGTCACGATACGCTGGGATATTAAAACAATTGATCGTCTGTCGATGGTTGAGGATGTCCTGAAGGAATTTTCCTGCTGCGATATCAATATCATCTCCATGAAAGTCACACCTGGACGGATCCTGATTAAATCCTGGTGCCGCCAGCTACAGGATATTTCCTGTGTGCAATCCTGTTTAAGCCAGCGCGCCGATATTATTAATGTCGCTTACCTCTGTGAGGAGATAAGCGAGCTGTCAACGCCGGAGCCGGAACGCCCGCGTTATTTCTCTGACATTATTTGCAGCAGCCAGAGCATGCACGCGCTTATCGAAAAGGCGATAAAAATTGCTGACAGCAAATATACCGTTCTGATCCGTGGCGATACGGGTACCGGCAAAGAGCTGCTGGCCCGGGCTATCCATAATTCCGGGCAGCGACGTTTTTATCCGTTTATTCCGGTCAACTGCTCTGCGCTACCTGAGTCGCTTATGGAGAGTGAATTCTTTGGCTATGAGAAAGGGGCTTTTAGCGGCGCGGATTGTAAAGGCAAAAAAGGGCTGTTTGAAATGGCCGATAAAGGCACCCTTTTTCTCGATGAATTTGGTGAAATGTCGCTGGGCTTACAGGCTAAATTATTGCGCGTCCTGCAGGATGGCGGGATCCGTCGCGTTGGCGGGGCGCAAATTATTCCGGTTAATGTACGCATTATTGTGGCAACCAACGCCAATCTGGAAGATATGGTGGAACAACGTCTGTTGCGCGCCGATCTCTATTACCGCATCAATGTACTTTCCCTGACTATTCCGCCTTTGCGGGAGCGTCCGCAGGATATCAGTCTGTTGATTCGCCACTTTGTGCAGAAATACGCGAAGGAATTCCAACGGCGGATCATTCTGGATAAAGCTTGTTTTGATGCCTTGCACCATCACAGCTGGCCGGGAAACGTGCGCGAACTGGAAAATACCATTATTCGTCTGATGCTAATGGCGGAATCCGATGTCATTACGCCCGAAGAATTAGGGATGGTGAATTTGCCCGCCGCTGAGCAAGGCCCGACAGAACGTCCTTTTAAAGAGCAGGTTTTGTATGCGGAACGCCAGCTTATTGAACAAATGATGGAAGAGAATGTGTCGTCGCGGCATATCGCCAAAGCGCTGGGGGTATCACATACCACGGTACTGAATAAAATTCGCAGCTATCAACTGGAGAGTGTGAGCTAA
- the eptB gene encoding kdo(2)-lipid A phosphoethanolamine 7''-transferase: MRYIKSMTQQKLSFLLAIYIGLFMNCAVFFRRFSGYAHEFTVWKGLSAVVELAGTVLVTFFLLRVLSLFGRRVWRVLATFVVLCSAGASYYMTFLNVVIGYGIIASVMTTDIDLSKEVVGWHFIVWLVSVSIIPLVLIWSNRCRYTLMKQIRTPGMRWRSVAAVLLAGLMVWAPIRLLSMQQKSVERETGIDLPSYGGVVANSYLPSNWLSALGLYAWAQVDESSDNKSLMNPAKKFTYVAPNNLDDTYVVFIIGETTRWDHMGIFGYERNTTPRLAQEKNLAAFRGYSCDTATKLSLRCMFVREGGAEENPQRTLKEQNVFSVLGQLGFKTDLYAMQSEMWFYSNTMAENIAYREQIGAEPRNRGKNVDDMLLINEMQQSLQKTDDGEKRLIILHTKGSHFNYTQRYTREYAQWKPECVNVDSGCSKAEMINSFDNSVTYVDHFITQVFDQLRDKKAIVFYAADHGESINEREHLHGTPRKMAPPEQFRVPMMVWMSDKYLEDPDHAKAFAHLKQEAEMKVPRRHVELYDTVLGCLGYTSPNGGINENNNWCRIPDAKKVTAQ; encoded by the coding sequence ATGAGATATATCAAATCGATGACGCAGCAGAAGCTGAGTTTCTTGCTGGCGATCTATATCGGTCTTTTTATGAATTGCGCTGTGTTTTTCCGTCGCTTTAGCGGATATGCGCACGAGTTTACCGTCTGGAAAGGACTCTCTGCGGTTGTTGAATTAGCTGGCACTGTGCTGGTGACCTTTTTTTTACTCCGTGTTCTCTCTTTATTTGGCCGACGCGTCTGGCGTGTCCTGGCAACGTTTGTGGTGCTCTGCTCTGCCGGCGCCAGCTATTACATGACCTTCCTGAATGTGGTCATTGGCTACGGTATTATTGCCTCGGTCATGACCACCGATATTGATTTATCAAAAGAAGTCGTCGGCTGGCATTTTATCGTTTGGCTGGTTTCAGTCAGTATTATCCCATTGGTGTTGATTTGGAGTAACCGCTGTCGTTATACCCTGATGAAACAGATTCGTACGCCTGGCATGAGATGGCGTAGCGTAGCGGCGGTTTTATTGGCTGGCCTGATGGTGTGGGCGCCCATTCGTCTGCTCAGCATGCAACAAAAAAGCGTTGAGCGTGAAACAGGGATCGATTTACCCAGCTACGGCGGAGTCGTTGCGAACTCCTATTTGCCGTCAAACTGGCTCTCTGCGCTGGGTTTATACGCCTGGGCGCAGGTGGATGAATCTTCAGACAACAAATCGCTGATGAACCCGGCGAAGAAGTTCACCTACGTTGCCCCCAACAATCTCGACGACACCTATGTCGTGTTTATTATCGGTGAAACCACGCGCTGGGATCATATGGGGATTTTTGGCTATGAGCGAAACACCACGCCAAGGCTGGCTCAGGAGAAAAACCTGGCGGCTTTCCGTGGATATTCCTGTGATACCGCGACCAAGCTTTCACTACGCTGCATGTTCGTTCGTGAAGGTGGGGCAGAGGAAAACCCACAGCGTACGCTGAAAGAACAAAACGTCTTTTCTGTGCTCGGCCAGTTAGGATTTAAAACCGATCTGTACGCGATGCAAAGCGAGATGTGGTTCTACAGCAATACCATGGCGGAAAACATTGCCTATCGTGAACAGATTGGCGCAGAGCCGCGTAACCGTGGCAAAAACGTTGACGATATGCTGCTGATTAATGAGATGCAGCAATCTTTACAGAAGACTGATGATGGCGAAAAGCGTCTGATTATTCTGCACACCAAGGGCTCGCATTTTAACTACACCCAGCGCTACACCCGCGAATATGCACAGTGGAAGCCGGAGTGTGTCAATGTTGATAGTGGCTGCTCGAAAGCTGAGATGATTAATTCATTTGATAATTCGGTAACCTACGTTGATCACTTTATTACCCAGGTGTTTGATCAGCTGCGCGATAAGAAAGCGATCGTGTTTTACGCCGCCGATCACGGTGAGTCAATTAACGAACGTGAGCACCTGCACGGTACGCCGCGTAAAATGGCGCCGCCTGAGCAGTTCCGCGTTCCTATGATGGTGTGGATGTCAGACAAATATCTGGAAGACCCTGACCATGCGAAGGCATTTGCGCACCTGAAGCAAGAAGCTGAGATGAAGGTGCCGCGTCGTCATGTGGAACTGTACGATACCGTTCTGGGTTGCCTTGGTTATACCTCGCCAAATGGGGGGATTAACGAGAATAACAACTGGTGTCGTATCCCGGACGCGAAGAAGGTTACAGCCCAGTAA
- a CDS encoding MFS transporter codes for MKTSDYQRTRWLTLIGTIITQFALGSVYTWSLFNGALSSKLDAPVSQVAFSFGLLSLGLAISSSVAGKLQERFGVKRVTMASGILLGVGFFLTAHSDSLIMLWLSAGVLVGLADGAGYLLTLSNCVKWFPERKGLISAFAIGSYGLGSLGFKFIDSQLLSTVGLEKTFMIWGAIVLVMIVFGSTLMKDAPNQEVKTKNGVVENDYTLAQSMRKPQYWMLAVMFLTACMSGLYVIGVAKDIAQSLAHMDVATAANAVTVISIANLSGRLVLGILSDKISRIRVITIGQVVSLVGMAALLFAPLNDVTFFTAIACVAFNFGGTITVFPSLVSEFFGLNNLAKNYGVIYLGFGIGSICGSIIASLFGGFYVTFCVIFALLIISLALSTTIRQPQRSVYTEAHA; via the coding sequence ATGAAAACTTCTGATTATCAGCGTACCCGCTGGCTGACACTGATCGGCACCATCATTACCCAATTTGCTTTAGGTTCTGTTTATACCTGGAGCCTGTTTAACGGTGCGCTTTCTTCTAAGCTTGATGCGCCGGTGAGTCAGGTTGCCTTTTCCTTTGGCCTGCTGAGCCTCGGGCTGGCAATTTCTTCTTCCGTCGCCGGGAAACTGCAGGAACGTTTTGGCGTGAAACGCGTCACCATGGCCTCCGGTATTTTACTCGGTGTGGGCTTCTTCTTAACCGCCCACTCTGACAGCCTGATTATGCTGTGGCTGAGCGCTGGTGTGTTGGTTGGTCTGGCGGATGGCGCAGGCTACCTGTTAACACTTTCCAACTGTGTAAAATGGTTCCCGGAGCGTAAAGGGCTGATTTCCGCCTTCGCTATCGGTTCTTACGGTCTTGGCAGCCTCGGTTTTAAATTCATCGATAGCCAACTGTTGAGCACCGTGGGTCTGGAAAAAACCTTCATGATCTGGGGCGCGATTGTGCTGGTAATGATCGTCTTTGGCTCCACGCTGATGAAAGACGCGCCGAATCAGGAAGTGAAAACGAAAAATGGCGTGGTTGAGAATGACTACACCCTGGCGCAGTCCATGCGTAAACCGCAGTACTGGATGCTGGCGGTCATGTTCCTGACGGCGTGTATGAGCGGGCTGTACGTAATTGGCGTGGCGAAAGATATCGCACAAAGTCTGGCACATATGGATGTGGCAACGGCGGCAAACGCGGTGACCGTGATTTCTATCGCTAACCTGTCCGGTCGTCTAGTTCTGGGGATTCTGTCCGACAAAATCTCTCGTATTCGCGTTATCACCATTGGTCAGGTCGTTTCGCTGGTGGGTATGGCGGCACTGCTGTTCGCGCCGTTGAATGATGTGACCTTCTTTACGGCGATTGCCTGTGTGGCATTTAACTTTGGTGGCACCATCACCGTGTTCCCGTCACTGGTGAGTGAGTTCTTCGGTTTGAACAACCTGGCTAAAAACTACGGTGTCATTTACTTAGGTTTCGGTATCGGCAGCATTTGTGGTTCCATTATCGCCTCGCTGTTCGGCGGATTCTATGTGACCTTCTGCGTTATCTTTGCGCTGTTAATTATCTCGCTGGCGCTTTCTACCACTATTCGTCAGCCGCAGCGTAGCGTCTATACCGAGGCACACGCCTGA
- the dppB gene encoding dipeptide ABC transporter permease DppB — protein MLQFILRRLGLVIPTFIGITLLTFAFVHMIPGDPVMIMAGERGISPERHAQLLAELGLDKPMWQQYLHYIWGVMHGDLGISLKSRLPVWEEFVPRFKATLELGVCAMIFAVAVGIPVGVLAAVKRGSIFDHTAVGLALTGYSMPIFWWGMMLIMLVSVQWNLTPVSGRVSDMVFLDDSNPLTGFMLIDTAIWGEEGNFIDALAHMVLPAMVLGTIPLAVIVRMTRSSMLEVLGEDYIRTARAKGLTRMRVIIIHALRNAMLPVVTVIGLQVGTLLAGAILTETIFSWPGLGRWLIDALQRRDYPVVQGGVLLVATMIILVNLLVDLLYGVVNPRIRHKK, from the coding sequence ATGTTGCAGTTCATTCTCCGACGTTTGGGACTCGTCATCCCCACGTTTATCGGTATCACTCTTCTCACCTTTGCCTTCGTCCATATGATCCCCGGCGATCCGGTTATGATCATGGCAGGTGAACGTGGGATCTCCCCTGAGCGTCATGCTCAACTGCTGGCTGAACTCGGTCTGGATAAGCCTATGTGGCAGCAGTACCTCCACTATATCTGGGGGGTTATGCATGGCGATTTAGGTATCTCACTGAAAAGCCGCTTACCGGTGTGGGAAGAGTTCGTACCTCGATTCAAAGCCACGCTGGAACTCGGCGTCTGCGCGATGATTTTCGCCGTCGCAGTGGGTATCCCGGTGGGTGTACTTGCTGCCGTTAAGCGCGGCTCCATTTTCGATCACACCGCCGTTGGCCTGGCGCTGACCGGTTACTCCATGCCGATTTTCTGGTGGGGCATGATGCTGATCATGCTGGTTTCCGTGCAGTGGAACCTGACGCCAGTTTCTGGGCGGGTGAGCGACATGGTGTTCCTTGATGATTCCAATCCGCTGACCGGTTTTATGTTGATAGACACCGCCATCTGGGGTGAAGAGGGCAACTTTATCGATGCGTTGGCGCATATGGTCTTGCCTGCGATGGTGCTGGGTACCATTCCTCTGGCGGTCATTGTGCGTATGACACGTTCGTCGATGCTGGAAGTACTGGGCGAGGATTACATTCGTACCGCGCGCGCTAAAGGTTTGACCCGTATGCGCGTCATCATCATTCACGCTCTGCGTAACGCGATGCTGCCCGTTGTAACCGTTATCGGCCTGCAGGTTGGTACGTTGCTGGCTGGGGCAATCCTGACCGAGACTATCTTCTCGTGGCCGGGGCTGGGACGCTGGCTGATCGATGCGCTGCAACGCCGTGATTATCCGGTAGTGCAGGGCGGGGTACTGCTGGTCGCGACGATGATTATCCTCGTCAACTTGCTGGTAGACCTGCTGTATGGCGTGGTGAACCCGCGTATTCGGCATAAGAAGTAA
- the dppA gene encoding dipeptide ABC transporter periplasmic-binding protein DppA, with translation MSISLKKSGMLKLGLSLVAMTVAASVQAKTLVYCSEGSPEGFNPQLFTSGTTYDASSVPIYNRLVEFKTGTTEVIPGLAEKWEISEDGKTYTFHLRQGVKWQDNKDFKPTRDLNADDVVFSFDRQKNAQNPYHKVSGGSYEYFEGMGLPDLISEVKKVDDKTVQFVLTRPEAPFLADLAMDFASILSKEYADNMLKAGSPEKVDLNPIGTGPFQLQQYQKDSRILYKAFEGYWGTKPQIDRLVFSITPDASVRYAKLQKNECQVMPYPNPADIARMKQDKNINLMEQAGLNVGYLSFNTEKKPFDDVKVRQALTYAVNKEAIIKAVYQGAGVAAKNLIPPTMWGYNDDVKDYTYDPEKAKALLKEAGQDKGFTVELWAMPVQRPYNPNARRMAEMVQADWAKIGVQAKIVTYEWGEYLKRAKAGEHQAVMMGWTGDNGDPDNFFATLFSCAAAKDGSNYSRWCYKPFEDLIQPARATDDHNKRIELYKQAQVVMHDQAPALIVAHSTVYEPVRKEVKGYVVDPLGKHHFENVSVE, from the coding sequence ATGAGTATTTCCTTGAAGAAGTCAGGGATGCTGAAGCTTGGTCTGAGCCTGGTGGCTATGACCGTCGCAGCAAGCGTACAGGCTAAAACTCTGGTTTATTGTTCAGAAGGATCTCCTGAAGGCTTTAACCCGCAGCTTTTCACCTCTGGTACCACCTATGATGCCAGCTCCGTGCCGATCTATAACCGTCTGGTCGAGTTCAAAACCGGCACAACTGAAGTGATCCCGGGACTTGCTGAGAAGTGGGAAATCAGCGAAGACGGTAAAACCTATACCTTCCACCTGCGTCAGGGCGTGAAGTGGCAGGACAACAAAGATTTCAAACCGACGCGCGATTTAAACGCCGATGACGTGGTGTTCTCTTTCGATCGTCAGAAAAATGCCCAGAACCCGTACCATAAAGTTTCTGGCGGCAGCTATGAATACTTCGAAGGGATGGGTCTGCCAGACCTGATCTCCGAAGTGAAAAAAGTGGATGATAAAACCGTTCAGTTCGTGCTGACTCGCCCGGAAGCACCGTTCCTGGCTGACCTGGCGATGGACTTCGCTTCTATTCTTTCCAAAGAATATGCGGACAACATGCTGAAAGCCGGTTCCCCGGAGAAAGTGGATCTGAACCCAATCGGTACCGGTCCGTTCCAGCTGCAGCAGTACCAGAAAGACTCTCGTATTCTGTATAAAGCATTCGAAGGTTACTGGGGCACTAAGCCGCAGATCGACCGTCTGGTCTTCTCCATTACGCCTGACGCTTCTGTGCGTTACGCCAAACTGCAGAAGAACGAGTGCCAGGTGATGCCGTACCCGAACCCGGCTGACATCGCACGCATGAAGCAGGATAAAAATATCAACCTGATGGAGCAGGCCGGTCTGAACGTTGGCTACCTCTCTTTCAACACCGAGAAGAAACCGTTTGATGATGTGAAAGTCCGTCAGGCGCTGACCTACGCGGTAAACAAAGAAGCGATCATCAAAGCGGTTTATCAGGGTGCTGGCGTTGCCGCGAAAAACCTGATCCCACCGACCATGTGGGGCTATAACGACGACGTTAAAGACTACACCTACGATCCTGAGAAGGCCAAAGCGCTGTTGAAGGAAGCCGGTCAGGACAAAGGCTTTACCGTTGAACTGTGGGCCATGCCGGTACAGCGTCCTTACAACCCGAACGCTCGTCGTATGGCGGAAATGGTTCAGGCTGACTGGGCGAAAATTGGCGTTCAGGCCAAGATTGTGACCTACGAGTGGGGCGAGTATCTGAAACGCGCCAAAGCGGGTGAACATCAGGCGGTGATGATGGGTTGGACCGGTGACAACGGGGATCCGGACAACTTCTTCGCCACCCTGTTTAGCTGTGCGGCAGCGAAAGACGGCTCCAACTACTCTCGCTGGTGCTACAAGCCGTTTGAAGACCTGATCCAACCGGCGCGTGCGACCGACGATCACAACAAACGTATTGAACTGTACAAGCAAGCTCAGGTTGTTATGCACGATCAGGCCCCGGCTCTGATTGTTGCTCACTCCACCGTGTATGAACCAGTGCGTAAAGAAGTAAAAGGCTATGTGGTTGATCCATTAGGCAAACACCACTTCGAAAACGTCTCTGTCGAATAA
- the dppF gene encoding dipeptide ABC transporter ATP-binding subunit DppF: MSTQKAAAQQPLLQAIDLKKHYPVKKGMFAPERLVKALDGVSFTLERGKTLAVVGESGCGKSTLGRLLTMIEIPTGGELYYQGQDLLKHDPQAQKLRRQKIQIVFQNPYGSLNPRKKVGQILEEPLLINSTLSKEERREKALAMMAKVGLKTEHYDRYPHMFSGGQRQRIAIARGLMLDPDVVIADEPVSALDVSVRAQVLNLMMDLQQELGLSYVFISHDLSVVEHIADEVMVMYLGRCVEKGTKDQIFNNPRHPYTQALLSATPRLNPDDRRERIKLTGELPSPLNPPPGCAFNARCRRRFGPCTQLQPQLKDYGGQLVACFAVDQDENPQQ; encoded by the coding sequence ATGAGTACGCAAAAGGCCGCCGCGCAACAGCCGCTGTTGCAGGCAATTGACCTGAAAAAACACTACCCGGTGAAGAAGGGCATGTTCGCCCCGGAACGCCTGGTGAAAGCGCTGGATGGCGTTTCCTTTACTCTGGAGCGCGGTAAAACGCTGGCGGTGGTAGGTGAGTCGGGCTGTGGGAAATCCACCCTTGGCCGTCTGCTGACGATGATTGAAATCCCGACTGGCGGTGAGCTGTATTACCAGGGACAGGATTTACTCAAGCATGACCCGCAGGCGCAGAAGCTGCGTCGGCAGAAAATCCAGATAGTGTTCCAGAACCCCTATGGTTCCCTGAACCCGCGTAAAAAAGTAGGGCAGATTCTGGAAGAGCCGTTGCTGATCAACTCCACGCTAAGCAAAGAGGAGCGTCGTGAAAAAGCGCTGGCGATGATGGCGAAAGTGGGGCTGAAAACCGAGCACTACGACCGCTATCCGCATATGTTCTCCGGCGGTCAGCGTCAGCGTATTGCCATCGCTCGCGGTCTGATGCTTGATCCGGACGTGGTGATTGCCGATGAACCGGTCTCAGCGCTGGACGTTTCGGTGCGTGCGCAGGTGCTGAATCTGATGATGGATTTGCAGCAGGAACTGGGGCTGTCATACGTCTTTATCTCGCACGACCTGTCGGTGGTCGAGCACATTGCCGATGAAGTGATGGTGATGTATTTAGGCCGCTGCGTGGAGAAAGGGACGAAGGACCAAATCTTCAATAATCCGCGTCATCCGTACACGCAAGCGCTGCTCTCCGCAACGCCGCGCCTGAACCCGGACGATCGCCGCGAGCGTATCAAGCTGACCGGTGAGCTGCCAAGCCCGCTGAATCCGCCACCAGGCTGCGCATTCAACGCCCGTTGCCGTCGTCGATTTGGTCCGTGTACTCAGCTTCAGCCACAGTTAAAAGACTATGGCGGTCAGCTGGTGGCCTGTTTCGCCGTTGACCAGGACGAAAACCCACAGCAATAA